ATTACCCGAGCACACGCATGCAGGCTACCTATTCTCctccttcctttcttccaGCGACATATATCGGATCACTTCATGTGGCCATTCGAGGACTCTGTACCGGAGATCACAGCTCAGGATGCAGCGAAGAGGCAAGAATACGACTACATTATCGTTGGAGGTATGGATTTTACCATAGCACTCATGTTATCGTTAACGCCGGAGCCTTCTAGGTGGTACTGCTGGCTGTTGCCTAGCATCGCGCTTGAGCGAGGATCCATCCGTCACAGTACTCGTAATCGAACTTGGCAATGTTGCCGACTCCTGGGCCTCCAAAGTCCCTGCCATCTCTGCACACCCTCACAGGAGTGGTTCGCAAGCCGTCCGCTGGAAGGCCTTGCCATTGTCAAACGTTGACTCTAGGGTGCTCGAAGTCGTACGTGGCGAGGCTCTAGGAGGGACCTCCCGTGTGAACGCGATGGTTTATACTCGCGGCACACCGGGTGACTATAATCGCTGGAAGGAAATGGGCCATCCAAGTTGGGGTTACGATCAGCTTGAACCTTACTTTGTCAAATCAGAGAAGACTCTAAGTCAACCTCCCTCGAGCTTCCGTGGCCATGAAGGTCAGTAATCACGCTAGTGCCCTCAGACAGTCAGGATCACTGACTTCCGTCGAAATACAGGTCCATGGGAAAATCGAACATTCAAGGAGTTACCCTATCGAATCCTCCACCAGTGTGTATCCCTTCTTCTTTCAGCGCGAGTCTTTTGTCTGGAGCTGAGTTCTGCATTTAGCGTCGCAAGTGCTACAAGCAGTCTTGGGATTCCTGGTGTCCCCGATATCAACTCGCCACACGCCCCAGCACTCGGATATGCCACAATGGACATCGCCACTGACCATAAGATGCACCGTGCCTCAACCTATCGGGCCTTCCTCCCGCCATCATTGACGCAAGAGCGGAAGTCACGACTATTCATCTGCcccaattctcaagcaactCTCATACAATTCTCCAATTCAACTTCTGGGAGGCCCAAGGCGGAAGGCATTCGTTTCCAGGACGTTAAATCTCATTCCCAAAACTACTTTGTCAAGGCTAGAAGAGAAGTCGTTCTTTGTTGCGGAGCCCTTGGTTCTCCTCACCTTTTACAACTGAGGTAAGACATTTATCAGAATTTTTGTTGTTCATCGTGAAACAAATTCGCTTCAGCGGGGTTGGACCCAAGGCGCATTTGGTCTCCAAGGGAATAAAAGTGGTACGGGATATACCAGGCGTCGGCACTAATCTGGTAATTCTCATGTTTTTGACGAAACGTTTCTCGGCTTAAACACTGTTTATAGAAAGATCATGTTGGAGTAGGCGTCATGTATGAGGTTCCTCTCAACGAGTCTCTACATCTCCTCGAAAGGAGCACCTGGGCTGCCGCCAAAGAACTCCTTAAATATGTCATGACTGGTGGCGGCACCTTCTCGTTACCTTTCATGCAGACATCCCTTTTCGTTCCCTCCCAGCTTCTCGATGAAAACTCTTCCGTGATCCACACCGACAAGACGAAACTGGATTCATCCGTGTCGGCAAATGTTCCAGATATTGAAATTATGCCCGTTGCCTATCGTTGCTCTCTAGACAACACCGTCACCGTCAAAGAAGGGATGTTCTCCTTCCTAATAGCCCATCTCAGGCCCAAATCCTCCGGCAGTGTTCGTTTGGCATCAGCAAACCCGCTCGATCGTCCCGCAGTCGATCTCGGCTACTTTTCAAACCCGGATGACTACGTGGCTATGAGGAAAGCCGTCCGCCTCTCGTTACGCCTCGGAGAACAGATTCGAAGCCAGGGTTATCCTCTCAAGGACCTTCAAGTCCCCGAAACAGAAAACGATGCTGACATCGACCGCTTCATTCGTAAATATCTAGGAACTTGCTATCACTATACTTCCACTTGCCGTATGGGAgctgaagatgaagttgaCCGTCCCGGAGTTGTCGATGATGAGTTGAAGGTACATGGAATAGATGCACTACGAGTCTGTGATGCCTCAATTTTCCCTGAAATCATCGCCACACACACTATGGCTCCTACAGTGGTCGTAGCGGAGAAATGTGCCGATATGATGAAGGCTGCCGCTGCTGCTGAAAAGCAGTCTGAATAGTTCTTCTAGATTTTAAAGTCTCAGGATTTTACATCATAGTTCATATAGATAGTTATTGTAAATATTGGTGTCTAATTTGCAGGACTAGGTATCAGAGTTTCCGCGACTCAGAAGTAACTGCCTCAATTACGTCGGGAGCTCGAAAAGCGAAAAGCGAATTGTGGCGGGAACGGGAAGACAGTTTTGTGGTCCGACTTGAACGAAGGATTCTCAGAGCCTGCAATCAGATTAAACTTCAGGGAATATCCTGTACAGTAGTCCCTTTGACAGGTGGATCACCCGTCACGGTCTCCCATTTTGACCCTTTTTCGACTGCCCAATCGCCATAGCAAGCCCAATCCCAATCCACCGTATCCAACAACTTCTTCTGCGCACGCAAAAAGGCTTTCACTGAGCACATACCGTCCTTATTGGTAGGACATCCTTGAATACTGGAAAGCGGGACAATGCCGTCATTGATAATGATTCTGATTTGCTCCCCTGGTTGCGAGTCGCACGATAAGACTATCAGATGAACAGAGGGGTTAGTTTACGAGGCTTCACGAAAAAAGGGGGGAAAGGCTGACGTTGGAACTGGATGTTTGCCGCGAACGGAGATAGCTGGGACACTCTAAACTTTCTGTTCTTCGGAATATGATCATACGGTAATGGCCCGTCTTGCGCGAAGCTTGTCAAATTCAGCGCAGTTATGACTGTTGGCAACGGTTCGCAGTAAATTCTATATCCAGGGAGGGACGATAGGTGTACTCACCGTTTGCAATTAGCTCTTCATGTGTGGCATCCACGTATAGGCTCTGGTTGACCGGGAAAGTTCGTATATCGCCGTCGAGTGTGAAATTCATTGAGAACTTATTATCTTTTTCAGTGACGGGTTTATGTTCCAGACGGTGAACCAATTCCTGTATCCAGCCTGCTCCCAGAGCGCATGCGACCGGAGAGCCAAACGCGGATTTGTACCATAACCATAGGTCGGTTCTGGCTCGAGTTTTagatggatgatccagtgaagaaaagaaacgagACATACGAGTAATCAAACCCTTCCCACTCTTCTTGAGTAAATAATTCACAGAATTTAGAGTAACCGATAGCAACGGTCTGGCTACGGTTGAATTGAAAGAAAAAATGGGATGGAGGTCAGAAGACGCACCTCATATGCGCACATCTGCTGCATAGTATACACATCTTCCACGGTAAGCTCGTATCCCGACAAGTGAGCCTGGAGGCGTTTTTTGGCAGACGACAGATATATCTTGACCCAGCGTTTGACGTACAAGATGCCACGGTCGGCCACAGATTCGCGGTTGGCATTCGGGCAGCTGTGATATGAGGCATAAGCACCACTTCAAGAGGAGCTTAATAGACAGAGCTTACGAGTGGTGAGGTACAAGGGTACTATTGAACTGGAGATCTGACATTAAAGTGGTGAAGTTGGGTGAGGGGAGAAGAACCTACTCCAGCGGCCTCAATGGATATACTCTGCTGGTATTGACCTTCGAATGGATAACCAAAGAATCCTGCAGCAAAGTTGAGAGCGGAGTTAAGCATGCGACTCCTGAGTGCGAATGCTTAGCCAGTTCCTGAGCTGAAGGTGGAGAGGCATACTGAGACTCGGTTCTGAACACTGGAATTGTATTAGTGTCCGTAAAGTTTTGTAATAGGAATCCGTATTTAAGGCGCATGGAGATCCCGAGGTCATCTGCAAGACATGAGAAGATGTTACGCGGCAGGTAACGGATCTAGTACGCACAAAGTTGTTGTCGTCCAAATGGCGTGAGCACTGCAATTCCTCCAAATTAGCACCAGCTCCAACGATTCCGTTTATCAAGAATGTACACGGACCTGATTCGCCTAATTTGTATGTCCTATGAATGATTTGAGTGGTTCGAGCAGCCACGACCAACGAATTACGCACCACTCGTTCAAGAACTTCAAGTCGCCAGATGCCTTCCATTTACTGCCCGCTTGATGAAGCCGTCCAGCAAAGGCAGCAGGTCCACCGTAAGAATCTAAAAGTGGTCAATTCATGATCACGTATAGCAGTAATGAACACGTACCTTTAGGATTCGGGTACCTTGCTCCATGTCTATGCAGTAAATGTAAGCCCGTGACTCTACACTTATCAGGAACCTCTGGTCCTGATTCAACTCCAAATGTACCCTTTTTGACACTATGCCAAGGAGAGAGGTTTCCCCACCATTGGAATAAGTCGAACTGATGCTTGTGCGATCCTAAAGACTCTGGAACAACGAGTTGTGCCGCACCACTTTGAACTGGGTAGCTGGGAGCAGTCGCAATGACTGCTGGTTCTGCACCTGTGGGTGTCCCACCAGAAAAGCCAACGTCGGTTGGGAATAGACTAGGGAAAGCGTTGGTCGGAGATGTTGGTGGGAAGTGGTGTACCGTAACCCACGTAGGAGCGACTGCCGCTTCCTGATGGCTGTTCGACTCAAGGACATCGGAACATGACGATACACAAGGTTTGCCGCATCGTGTTATGGCGTACTGTGCGAGTATGCAAGCAAGAATACCCCCTGCGAAAGTACCCGTGATGTGAAGAAGTGAGAAAGAACGTCTTGTGAGCCTGGACGACGTTGTAGTTACTGCTTCGACCTCGGGATCGTATTCTCGATTGGTATGCGTCAATGGCTCGTGCTCATCGTCGTTGTCAACGACGACGTACTCGTACCCACGAGGAGTGTCACTATTCGTCATCGTGGTGGAAGATGAGGGGCAAACAAAATTGACTGTTCGGTAGCACTGGCGGGGCTGTTCACTTCCTCCTTCAACTTGCGAAGCTTTTTTATTATCTCCGATGCACATTCGAAAAAGATTCATCCACCCTACCGGTAGTCCC
This genomic window from Marasmius oreades isolate 03SP1 chromosome 8, whole genome shotgun sequence contains:
- a CDS encoding uncharacterized protein (CAZy:AA3), which translates into the protein MWPFEDSVPEITAQDAAKRQEYDYIIVGGGTAGCCLASRLSEDPSVTVLVIELGNVADSWASKVPAISAHPHRSGSQAVRWKALPLSNVDSRVLEVVRGEALGGTSRVNAMVYTRGTPGDYNRWKEMGHPSWGYDQLEPYFVKSEKTLSQPPSSFRGHEGPWENRTFKELPYRILHHVASATSSLGIPGVPDINSPHAPALGYATMDIATDHKMHRASTYRAFLPPSLTQERKSRLFICPNSQATLIQFSNSTSGRPKAEGIRFQDVKSHSQNYFVKARREVVLCCGALGSPHLLQLSGVGPKAHLVSKGIKVVRDIPGVGTNLKDHVGVGVMYEVPLNESLHLLERSTWAAAKELLKYVMTGGGTFSLPFMQTSLFVPSQLLDENSSVIHTDKTKLDSSVSANVPDIEIMPVAYRCSLDNTVTVKEGMFSFLIAHLRPKSSGSVRLASANPLDRPAVDLGYFSNPDDYVAMRKAVRLSLRLGEQIRSQGYPLKDLQVPETENDADIDRFIRKYLGTCYHYTSTCRMGAEDEVDRPGVVDDELKVHGIDALRVCDASIFPEIIATHTMAPTVVVAEKCADMMKAAAAAEKQSE